The DNA window CTCATCTGCTTTCAGACTGTTTTCCATCAGCATGTGGACAGCAGTGGACAGTTCCCAGGCATCGCGAACCTGCAGTGCCCCCCCGGATTCAAGGAGCATCCGGGCGATGGCAATAAAATCGCTCATATCCGGCCCGAAAAGGACCGGTCTGGAAAATGCCGCCGGTTCCAGCGGATTGTGGCCGCCGCAATCCACCAGGCTGCCGCCGATAAAGGCCATATCGGCCAAGGCATACAAAGCCCTTAAATCGCCGATGGTATCGACGATAATGACATCGAACGGTCGCGCCTCCTTATGGGAAGACAGGTGTGAAACAAGCGCGGTCGCTATGCCCGCCTGCTGAAACAGGCGGACAACCGCAGCGGCGCGCAGAGGGTCGCGGGGCGCCACCATCAGGGTCATATCAAAATGGTTGCGCTGCAGCCGGATAAAAACATCCCTAACCACCGCTTCTTCACCTTCATGAGTGCTTCCCGCCAGCCAGACTTTTTTCCCCGAAGCGATTTTCAACCGCCGGCGCCACTGCTGTATCTGATCGTCTGGAACCGGGTCATCGTTCTGGTCGAATTTCACGTTTCCGGTCACGATGATCCGGCCGGGAGGGATGCCCAGCCGCCGAAAGCGTTCCGCATCCAGGGAAGACTGCGCACAGATTTTTAAAAGCCCGGAAAACATCCACCTGAAAAAAAAAGCAAATCGTTTGTAGCCGCTGAAGGATTTTTTTGAAAGCCGGGCGTTGATGAGCAGAACCGGCACCTTGCGCAGAGTCATCTCATGTAAAAAATTCGGCCAGATATCGGTTTCGACGATAACGACCAGCGCGGGGTTGATCTTTTTCACAACATGCCTGACCGAAAAGGCCAGATCGTAAGGGTAGAAAAAAATCGCATCAACAATCCCGGTTAAACGCCGACTTGCCACTT is part of the Desulfobacterales bacterium genome and encodes:
- a CDS encoding 3-deoxy-D-manno-octulosonic acid transferase encodes the protein MIFVYNILLFIATVLGLPLILSALLASKKMRRTFPFRLGFKRLPAAIDCPEVRKNIKSPVWIHALSVGEVLSAVSLVAELKNKIENYSIFFSVSTQTGYEVASRRLTGIVDAIFFYPYDLAFSVRHVVKKINPALVVIVETDIWPNFLHEMTLRKVPVLLINARLSKKSFSGYKRFAFFFRWMFSGLLKICAQSSLDAERFRRLGIPPGRIIVTGNVKFDQNDDPVPDDQIQQWRRRLKIASGKKVWLAGSTHEGEEAVVRDVFIRLQRNHFDMTLMVAPRDPLRAAAVVRLFQQAGIATALVSHLSSHKEARPFDVIIVDTIGDLRALYALADMAFIGGSLVDCGGHNPLEPAAFSRPVLFGPDMSDFIAIARMLLESGGALQVRDAWELSTAVHMLMENSLKADEMGRNAYRVFCENKGAVRRNLEIIVNELSDKQSSVRHDGRQRQM